One window of the Leptospira koniambonensis genome contains the following:
- a CDS encoding DUF2167 domain-containing protein → MIRRFLAFFFFMAILWSLPVSAQKFETDEDLMKWVKSLKYETKAVPLANKDGKVIANIQVPKGYKYLNPQDSKIVLEDVWGNPPGELGLGILFIASETPLDLGSYAITIDYVEEGHVDDEDSKEIKYDELLSELQEASKEESEQRKKDGYSGLELVGWASAPYYDSAAKKLHWAKEYKFEGTETNTLNYNIRVLGRSGYLLLNVLGDINVLKRVEGDVGRILKSVEFSEGNRYADYDSKIDSLAAYGIGGLIAGGLLKKAGLFAVIGGFLLKGAKLLIPAVIGLFYAVRRFVFGRGKQEDTASGSSDKEA, encoded by the coding sequence ATGATTCGTCGATTCTTGGCCTTTTTCTTTTTTATGGCCATCTTATGGAGTCTTCCTGTTTCCGCTCAAAAATTTGAAACAGATGAGGACTTAATGAAATGGGTTAAGTCCCTAAAATATGAAACTAAAGCAGTTCCTCTTGCAAATAAAGACGGCAAGGTGATCGCAAACATCCAGGTCCCAAAAGGTTATAAGTATTTAAATCCTCAAGATAGTAAAATTGTATTGGAAGATGTTTGGGGAAATCCACCCGGCGAATTAGGATTAGGAATTTTATTCATCGCTAGCGAAACACCTTTAGATCTAGGATCATATGCGATCACCATTGATTATGTGGAAGAAGGTCACGTAGACGACGAGGATTCCAAAGAAATTAAATACGACGAATTATTATCCGAGCTACAAGAAGCTTCTAAAGAAGAAAGTGAGCAAAGAAAAAAAGACGGCTATTCTGGATTGGAATTAGTTGGTTGGGCTTCTGCTCCTTATTATGATTCTGCCGCTAAAAAATTACATTGGGCAAAGGAATATAAGTTCGAAGGAACTGAAACAAACACTCTCAATTATAATATTCGAGTTTTAGGAAGAAGCGGTTATCTTTTACTCAATGTACTCGGAGACATTAACGTTTTGAAAAGAGTAGAAGGAGATGTAGGCCGTATCCTAAAGAGCGTTGAATTCTCGGAAGGAAACCGTTACGCAGATTACGATTCTAAAATCGACAGTTTAGCCGCGTATGGGATCGGCGGTCTGATCGCTGGAGGACTTCTGAAAAAAGCTGGATTGTTTGCGGTGATCGGCGGGTTCTTATTGAAAGGTGCAAAATTACTGATCCCAGCAGTGATCGGTTTATTTTACGCAGTTAGAAGATTTGTTTTCGGAAGAGGAAAACAAGAAGATACTGCTTCGGGATCTTCCGACAAAGAAGCCTAA
- a CDS encoding DUF2062 domain-containing protein: protein MNFLRTIWRVIHKQIILPFQESYAPIHEVCLGTTIGLIWSMTPLVGVQMYLGLGTWLILRLFRIRFYLPIAIAMIWITNPVTLPFFYSLFYWIGKQVLLLVGIPFQAISFDTLLAISKESESMDLISGLYHWTIFLFDKMGLPMFVGGFAFGIPLALLGYPITYRLLNSYRIRRAEEEGITLEEWELKHVRKDVGLFAAKTP, encoded by the coding sequence ATGAATTTTCTCAGAACAATATGGCGCGTCATCCATAAACAGATCATTTTACCTTTCCAAGAATCTTATGCTCCTATTCACGAAGTTTGTTTAGGGACCACGATTGGTTTGATCTGGTCCATGACTCCTTTGGTTGGAGTGCAAATGTATTTGGGACTCGGAACCTGGTTGATCCTTAGATTGTTCCGTATCCGTTTTTATCTTCCGATCGCGATCGCAATGATTTGGATCACAAATCCAGTCACTCTCCCGTTTTTTTATTCTCTCTTCTATTGGATTGGAAAACAGGTTTTACTTTTAGTTGGAATTCCTTTCCAGGCTATCAGTTTCGACACGTTATTGGCCATCTCCAAAGAATCTGAGTCTATGGACCTGATCAGTGGATTGTATCATTGGACAATTTTCTTATTCGATAAGATGGGACTTCCCATGTTTGTAGGTGGTTTTGCTTTTGGAATTCCTCTGGCCTTGCTAGGTTATCCTATTACATATCGTTTATTGAATTCTTATAGGATCAGAAGAGCAGAAGAAGAAGGTATTACTTTGGAGGAATGGGAACTAAAACATGTTAGAAAAGATGTGGGATTGTTCGCCGCAAAAACTCCTTAG
- a CDS encoding tetratricopeptide repeat protein yields the protein MNRFHFFRNYSVLASVTLVLASYSACSGEKNEPSILEIRDLLDSGHLVESVQKAKDKALITGKMDQVHYLRGWIHYLRKEDSSAEKEYKLCLKENKNSIDCLRGLAQIEKHKQNYEKAETRYKQALVIAHATKDQEYSSMLLTDLGNLALSQDEREEALDWYNKSIQVKPEGSAYYGIGFVHLLNRDKITSIQSLQKGLGTEYRDLIIKAETYYLLAKLQNDFEKNPQAASESAKKAFELFPAMEKYSKSWEHYSKLSSSK from the coding sequence ATGAACCGTTTTCATTTTTTTAGAAACTATTCTGTTTTAGCTAGCGTTACACTCGTATTGGCTTCTTATTCCGCATGTTCAGGGGAAAAGAATGAGCCTTCTATTTTAGAGATCAGAGATTTATTGGATTCTGGTCATTTAGTAGAATCTGTTCAAAAAGCAAAAGATAAGGCTCTTATCACAGGAAAAATGGACCAGGTCCATTATTTAAGAGGGTGGATCCATTATTTACGCAAAGAAGACTCTTCTGCAGAGAAGGAGTATAAACTTTGTTTAAAGGAAAATAAAAACTCCATCGATTGCCTAAGGGGCCTAGCTCAAATCGAAAAACATAAACAAAATTACGAAAAGGCAGAAACAAGATATAAACAAGCCTTAGTAATTGCACACGCCACCAAAGACCAAGAATACAGTTCAATGTTACTTACAGATCTTGGAAATTTAGCTCTTTCTCAAGATGAAAGAGAAGAGGCTTTGGACTGGTACAATAAATCCATTCAAGTAAAACCAGAAGGTTCTGCTTATTACGGAATTGGCTTTGTTCATCTATTAAATCGAGACAAGATAACTTCAATCCAATCTTTACAAAAGGGATTAGGAACTGAATATAGAGATTTAATTATCAAAGCGGAAACCTATTATCTTCTGGCAAAGTTACAAAACGATTTCGAAAAAAATCCTCAGGCAGCAAGCGAATCTGCAAAAAAAGCCTTCGAATTATTTCCAGCTATGGAGAAATACTCAAAATCTTGGGAACATTATTCCAAACTTTCCAGTTCTAAATAA
- a CDS encoding PP2C family protein-serine/threonine phosphatase, with the protein MHTAKYLFFLLGPIGFLIFLLSLTPWHKEENLRAYKGVIDLRGIQSTSSGPVDLSGEWEFFWSQEPGKILESFHGNMTVPGSWNRETELHPSYDRLGYATYRLKVLLPDVWVGKVLTLGLGTVWSSYRFYLDGEFQGESGGPSTSPKTSVARVQPRSFSFVPSSSQIEISLFVTNNFARQGGISSPVKLGPSEVMLSTRTRTIFTDIFAFSSLVIMGLYHISLYLYLRSSKAPLYFGFMSMAIGIRTLVTNTRLLMEFFPSINQNGIQMIEQISMMCATGLYLLFFYETFTVYASKLYIRISLAIISLFILMTLFGSLEFNSSKVAYFHLFIGVTIGYVIYVIFGIDFDKENNSSYILYGSGILFLGVAIDLFYTYILKVSSHQVSHIALVLFVFLQSLVIASDRSSKYKEAKLLTEDLQTMNLELFEMKEKLVQKVEDRTRTLNDTLQQINRELEIAQNVQRKILTPPEREIKGIRFDYVYKPLEKVGGDFLDISEINPGQVRVLLADAVGHGVQASLMTMALKTEYEELKKLPCPTHVLKELNGRFLRKFDTLESIFPCFVADIYLEKKEVLYASAGHPDQVLLSPDGNYELLHKTGPILGLFDDLEIEFSTYKFPTGSRLLLFSDGLIENRRKENRWSTVETIASRAGTLSSVSLQKLLEELVVMEERSRGDEQRYDDITIIAIESRETPEYPA; encoded by the coding sequence ATGCACACGGCAAAATATTTATTCTTTTTATTAGGACCCATCGGCTTCCTCATTTTCCTTTTGTCCCTCACTCCATGGCATAAGGAAGAAAATTTACGCGCCTACAAAGGTGTAATCGACCTTAGAGGTATCCAAAGTACAAGTTCCGGCCCAGTTGATCTATCCGGAGAATGGGAATTTTTCTGGAGCCAAGAGCCTGGAAAAATTTTAGAATCCTTTCATGGGAATATGACTGTTCCGGGTTCTTGGAACAGAGAAACTGAATTACATCCATCATACGATAGATTAGGTTACGCAACCTACAGACTTAAAGTCCTTTTGCCAGATGTTTGGGTAGGAAAGGTTCTCACTCTAGGTTTAGGCACCGTTTGGAGTTCCTACAGATTTTATTTAGATGGAGAATTCCAGGGAGAATCTGGAGGACCATCTACTTCTCCTAAAACAAGCGTTGCAAGAGTGCAACCAAGATCCTTCTCGTTTGTCCCGAGCTCTAGTCAGATAGAAATTTCACTTTTCGTTACGAATAATTTCGCAAGACAGGGTGGAATTAGTTCTCCTGTTAAGTTAGGTCCTTCTGAAGTGATGTTATCCACGAGAACAAGGACAATCTTCACTGATATTTTTGCATTCTCTAGCTTAGTGATCATGGGCCTCTACCATATCTCTCTCTATTTATACTTAAGATCCAGCAAGGCTCCTTTGTATTTTGGATTTATGAGTATGGCGATCGGAATTAGGACTCTTGTTACGAACACAAGACTTCTTATGGAATTTTTCCCTTCTATCAACCAAAATGGGATCCAGATGATAGAACAAATTTCCATGATGTGTGCTACTGGATTGTATCTACTCTTCTTCTATGAAACATTCACTGTTTATGCATCCAAACTATATATTAGAATTTCCTTAGCAATCATCTCTCTGTTCATTTTAATGACTCTATTCGGATCTTTGGAATTTAATAGCAGTAAGGTTGCGTATTTCCATTTATTCATAGGGGTCACGATTGGTTACGTGATCTATGTAATTTTCGGAATAGACTTTGATAAAGAAAACAATTCTTCTTATATCTTATATGGCTCAGGAATACTATTCTTAGGAGTAGCGATTGATCTATTCTATACTTATATCCTAAAAGTTTCCTCTCATCAGGTTTCGCATATTGCACTCGTACTTTTTGTATTCTTACAGTCTTTGGTGATCGCTTCCGATCGTTCATCTAAATATAAAGAAGCAAAACTTCTTACAGAAGATCTACAAACTATGAACTTAGAACTTTTCGAAATGAAAGAAAAGTTGGTTCAAAAGGTAGAAGATAGGACCAGAACTCTAAACGATACTTTACAACAGATCAATAGAGAACTAGAGATCGCTCAAAACGTACAAAGAAAAATTCTTACTCCTCCAGAAAGAGAGATCAAAGGGATCCGTTTCGACTACGTATATAAACCTTTAGAAAAAGTGGGCGGAGATTTCTTAGATATTTCAGAGATCAATCCTGGACAAGTAAGAGTACTTTTAGCAGATGCCGTGGGACATGGAGTGCAAGCAAGTCTTATGACCATGGCATTAAAGACTGAATACGAAGAGCTAAAAAAACTTCCTTGCCCTACTCACGTATTAAAAGAATTGAATGGAAGATTTTTAAGAAAGTTCGATACTTTAGAAAGTATCTTTCCTTGTTTTGTTGCAGATATCTATTTAGAAAAAAAAGAAGTTCTATATGCCTCTGCAGGACATCCCGATCAGGTTTTACTTTCCCCTGATGGTAACTACGAATTACTTCATAAAACTGGTCCTATATTAGGACTATTCGATGATCTGGAGATTGAGTTCTCTACCTATAAATTCCCTACGGGAAGCCGTTTATTACTTTTTTCTGATGGACTCATTGAGAACAGAAGAAAGGAAAATAGATGGAGCACTGTGGAAACAATCGCGTCCAGAGCCGGCACACTTTCTAGCGTAAGTCTTCAAAAACTATTAGAAGAACTAGTAGTAATGGAAGAAAGATCTAGAGGAGACGAGCAAAGATACGATGATATCACCATCATCGCGATCGAATCGAGAGAAACTCCTGAATATCCAGCTTAA
- a CDS encoding MaoC family dehydratase: MSKIEFDKYEVGQELPPLKVDTITHAHLVRYAGASGDFNPIHNDPDFARKTGLDGTIAHGMFVMAQIGRLCTSWADQKQIKEFGVTFKAMTKPGQKLTCSGKIKRKKEENGEKLLTVAVEASDESGEVKASGELVVIC, from the coding sequence ATGAGTAAAATTGAATTCGACAAGTACGAAGTAGGACAAGAACTCCCTCCTTTAAAAGTGGATACTATTACACATGCACATCTAGTGCGTTATGCGGGAGCGAGTGGTGACTTCAACCCGATCCATAATGATCCTGATTTCGCTCGTAAGACCGGATTAGATGGAACTATCGCACATGGTATGTTCGTAATGGCTCAGATCGGAAGACTTTGCACTTCTTGGGCAGACCAAAAGCAGATCAAAGAATTCGGAGTTACTTTCAAAGCGATGACCAAACCAGGACAAAAACTTACTTGTTCAGGCAAGATCAAACGTAAGAAAGAAGAGAACGGAGAGAAACTTCTTACTGTAGCTGTAGAGGCTTCTGATGAATCTGGAGAAGTTAAAGCTTCTGGAGAATTAGTAGTTATCTGCTAA
- a CDS encoding FAS1-like dehydratase domain-containing protein, with translation MAEKGISKDLIGTKLDSYEFDVERGKIKEFCLAIGESNPIYFDLEAAKKAGYEDIPAPPTFPTVIQFWGYPKIWKDMENMGVDTSRILHLKERYNYVKTLYPGKVSSQGECVNVTVGKMDTMTFRTTIRNAKGETVIEAEMSIFIRKPE, from the coding sequence ATGGCAGAAAAAGGCATTTCAAAAGACCTGATCGGCACAAAACTCGACTCTTACGAATTCGACGTAGAAAGAGGAAAGATAAAAGAGTTTTGTTTAGCGATCGGCGAAAGCAATCCGATATACTTCGATTTAGAAGCGGCAAAAAAAGCAGGATACGAGGATATTCCAGCTCCTCCTACTTTTCCCACAGTGATCCAATTTTGGGGATATCCTAAAATTTGGAAAGATATGGAGAACATGGGAGTTGATACATCCAGGATTCTACATCTAAAAGAAAGATATAATTATGTTAAAACTCTTTATCCTGGTAAGGTTTCTTCTCAGGGAGAATGTGTTAACGTAACAGTTGGTAAAATGGATACTATGACTTTCCGCACAACCATTCGTAATGCGAAAGGTGAAACTGTGATCGAAGCAGAGATGTCTATTTTCATCCGTAAACCGGAATAA
- a CDS encoding sulfatase, with product MISFGPKPSKILILILLCYLLQDCRQIFSGSFSKEEETIIPVWDGLRSLKKSGSVCRGNSEEAIKKISYHYKKNPSRYSELPLNEKWRNTQLTILKDKQTLLNESRDSLLLFQNGGCDISSEFIIPGAKLYDLQNVVLDFSITALSSLGENVPSSGKLIVKLGNTIVFSKDLQSQGREWIDHKIKIPESISKTLEENPNIWNFEWVPKNQNDLLFVGQPTLYASVADPKLWGPKENVILIVVDALRPDRLGFGGSTVPTSPYLDELASDSIIFENAFSNGNWTKPSMISFFTSKIASELGLGNAWFYSSNLHRKIFYSKKPETLPNHLRSKGYLTASLMNNVFLLDYTGVGVDLGFHKLFQPGKDKDDTELILAESIKFLKENKNRRFFLHININTPHYPYLPEKKYMDILAKKTDPKIWNSYDPYVRKYMAEILYTDEVIGRILEEAKKTGAFDKSWIAVVADHGELQSMEHYYHHHFVAENLHAHGETHYDEEIKVPWIIHPPASAKSNIEKRIFAEQVSLLSLFPTLAGALGLPCDPNSCDGNDYSKAIFGEAGPQSEDFVYTEGRFSESIRTKEYKLIRRYPGYDFVRRTKEGEPHKMPEEFYSLVSDPGESQNLSGTNSTLLTKAKQELDSHSLKKNVFKLRLPACEKECTRKIDIGIQAGIYKILSDTPFIENRLETKSASLTVKQEAGKESILSFYTVEPIFGFHLSIFKDGKSEDYKSGKWGILSAASSKIYRDSPESVASAKLPYEFKTSKVPYFYNDAGLSGNSESSEQAALGKEVRKVLESWGYIHE from the coding sequence ATGATTTCTTTTGGTCCCAAACCTTCTAAGATATTAATCCTGATCCTACTTTGTTATCTTTTACAGGATTGTAGACAAATTTTTTCAGGATCATTTTCAAAAGAAGAAGAGACCATAATCCCTGTTTGGGATGGACTTCGCTCTTTAAAAAAATCTGGAAGTGTATGCAGAGGAAATTCAGAAGAAGCCATTAAAAAGATTTCTTATCATTATAAAAAAAATCCATCCCGTTATTCGGAACTTCCTCTTAACGAAAAATGGAGAAACACTCAACTTACTATTTTAAAAGATAAACAAACTCTTCTAAATGAATCCAGAGATAGTTTACTTCTATTCCAAAACGGTGGTTGTGATATTTCCTCAGAGTTCATTATTCCTGGGGCAAAACTTTACGATCTACAAAATGTTGTTTTAGATTTTTCTATAACTGCGCTTTCTTCTTTAGGAGAGAATGTTCCAAGCTCTGGAAAATTGATCGTGAAATTAGGAAATACTATCGTATTCTCTAAAGATTTGCAAAGCCAAGGGAGAGAATGGATCGATCATAAGATCAAGATCCCAGAATCCATTTCCAAAACTTTAGAAGAGAACCCTAATATTTGGAATTTCGAATGGGTTCCTAAAAATCAAAACGATCTCTTATTTGTAGGACAACCTACATTATACGCTTCTGTAGCTGATCCAAAACTCTGGGGACCTAAAGAAAACGTAATATTGATCGTGGTAGATGCACTTCGCCCGGACCGTTTGGGATTTGGAGGTTCTACTGTTCCAACTAGCCCTTACTTGGACGAACTCGCTTCTGATTCTATCATCTTTGAGAATGCTTTCTCTAATGGAAATTGGACCAAGCCGAGCATGATCTCATTTTTTACTTCTAAGATCGCATCTGAATTGGGCCTTGGAAACGCTTGGTTCTATTCTAGTAATCTTCATAGAAAAATATTCTATTCTAAAAAGCCAGAAACACTTCCGAATCATCTTAGATCCAAAGGATATCTCACAGCAAGTCTTATGAATAATGTATTCCTCTTGGATTATACAGGAGTGGGAGTTGATCTAGGATTTCATAAATTATTCCAACCCGGAAAAGACAAAGACGACACTGAACTCATACTTGCAGAATCTATAAAGTTCCTGAAAGAAAACAAAAACAGAAGATTTTTCCTTCATATAAATATCAACACTCCTCATTATCCTTATCTTCCTGAAAAAAAGTATATGGATATTCTTGCAAAAAAAACTGATCCAAAGATCTGGAACAGTTATGATCCTTATGTCAGAAAATATATGGCAGAGATCCTATATACTGACGAGGTCATAGGTAGAATTCTCGAAGAAGCTAAAAAGACAGGTGCATTCGATAAATCCTGGATCGCGGTAGTTGCAGACCATGGAGAATTACAATCCATGGAACATTATTATCATCACCATTTCGTGGCCGAAAATCTTCATGCCCATGGAGAAACACATTACGATGAAGAGATCAAAGTTCCTTGGATCATTCATCCTCCTGCATCAGCAAAATCAAATATTGAAAAAAGGATTTTCGCTGAACAAGTTTCTCTACTTTCTCTTTTTCCTACTTTAGCAGGGGCATTAGGTCTACCTTGTGATCCAAACTCATGCGATGGAAATGATTACTCCAAAGCAATCTTTGGAGAAGCAGGTCCGCAATCCGAGGATTTTGTATATACTGAAGGAAGATTTTCAGAATCCATTCGAACCAAAGAATACAAACTGATCCGTAGATACCCAGGTTATGATTTTGTAAGAAGGACTAAAGAAGGTGAGCCTCATAAAATGCCTGAGGAGTTTTATTCCTTAGTTTCAGATCCTGGAGAATCACAAAATCTTTCTGGCACCAACTCGACACTTCTAACAAAAGCAAAACAAGAATTAGATTCTCATAGTTTAAAGAAGAATGTTTTCAAACTCAGATTGCCTGCCTGCGAAAAAGAATGCACTCGTAAAATAGATATAGGTATCCAAGCAGGAATTTATAAAATACTATCAGATACTCCATTTATAGAGAATCGTTTAGAAACAAAATCTGCTTCTCTCACAGTGAAACAAGAAGCTGGCAAAGAAAGTATTCTCTCCTTCTATACAGTAGAACCTATTTTTGGATTTCATTTATCTATTTTCAAAGATGGAAAATCAGAAGATTATAAATCCGGAAAATGGGGAATTCTATCAGCAGCGAGTTCTAAAATTTACAGGGATTCTCCTGAATCAGTGGCTTCTGCAAAACTTCCTTACGAATTCAAAACGTCTAAAGTTCCTTATTTTTATAATGATGCTGGACTGTCTGGAAATTCAGAATCTTCGGAGCAAGCCGCGTTAGGAAAAGAAGTCCGAAAAGTATTGGAAAGCTGGGGTTATATCCACGAATAG
- a CDS encoding OmpA family protein has product MAFRGFLILFFLIPSYIFSETPVLFRWKMKSGDDLELNEYHRVKARQGLRVINREDKNRILLKATSCKKEGCDFSAIFDTYIKFPELDPAFYKDKTFKSKFNISELGQYTVPPEYSMPNLRSLPSFSAKEVGVGEEWTKPASESFQFPTARIEIPVQAKYVYQGKGDWQYAGKKGNADLIEYNYNLMKESDPVAQNIPYKIYGFAKGKVFFDSEQGVPQYKYVQLAYTFVFPNGIAQEMSFEIHGVYSKQNSVTENDKDKIAEEVKRILGPFPEGTAYPKKKPTGKKSNGLEWPEWEGNPEEEVPDRAPVEIRKSNEGVVLSLDNLLFDYNKSELKQEAKKVLERIADVLKKYPDKEIRIGGHTDDKGSQEYNLKLSQDRALSVLQELRDSYGIEETRMSYRGYGKSQPVTENSTESGRAKNRRVDITIVLE; this is encoded by the coding sequence ATGGCATTCAGAGGGTTCCTCATATTATTCTTCTTAATTCCCTCTTATATATTTTCCGAAACTCCGGTACTGTTCCGATGGAAAATGAAATCCGGGGACGATCTAGAATTAAACGAATACCATAGAGTAAAGGCGAGGCAAGGCCTTAGAGTTATCAATAGAGAAGATAAAAATCGAATTTTACTTAAGGCGACTAGCTGCAAAAAAGAAGGATGCGATTTTTCTGCAATATTTGATACCTATATTAAATTTCCTGAATTAGATCCTGCATTTTATAAAGACAAAACTTTTAAGAGTAAATTTAATATTTCAGAATTGGGCCAATATACGGTTCCTCCAGAATACAGTATGCCCAACCTTAGATCATTGCCTAGCTTCTCTGCGAAAGAAGTAGGTGTGGGAGAAGAATGGACTAAGCCTGCTTCTGAAAGTTTTCAGTTCCCAACGGCAAGAATCGAGATCCCAGTCCAAGCTAAGTATGTTTACCAAGGGAAGGGAGATTGGCAATATGCAGGTAAAAAAGGAAATGCAGATCTTATAGAATATAATTATAACTTAATGAAGGAATCAGATCCTGTTGCTCAGAATATTCCTTACAAAATTTACGGCTTTGCAAAAGGAAAAGTATTCTTTGATTCTGAACAAGGTGTTCCTCAATACAAGTATGTTCAACTTGCATATACATTTGTTTTTCCGAATGGGATCGCTCAAGAAATGTCTTTTGAGATCCACGGAGTTTATTCCAAACAAAATTCTGTTACAGAAAACGATAAGGATAAAATTGCAGAAGAAGTTAAAAGGATCCTTGGACCTTTCCCGGAAGGAACTGCTTATCCTAAAAAGAAACCAACTGGTAAAAAAAGTAACGGATTAGAATGGCCTGAATGGGAAGGAAATCCGGAAGAAGAAGTCCCAGATCGAGCTCCAGTTGAGATCAGAAAATCGAATGAGGGCGTTGTACTTTCTTTAGATAATCTTTTGTTTGATTATAATAAATCCGAATTAAAGCAGGAAGCCAAAAAGGTCTTAGAAAGGATCGCAGATGTTCTGAAAAAATATCCGGACAAAGAAATTCGGATAGGCGGACATACAGATGATAAAGGAAGCCAAGAATATAATCTAAAACTTTCCCAAGACAGAGCGTTATCAGTTCTGCAAGAGTTAAGAGATTCTTACGGAATAGAAGAAACTAGAATGTCCTATAGAGGTTATGGTAAGTCCCAGCCTGTAACTGAAAATTCCACAGAATCAGGTAGAGCAAAAAACCGAAGAGTGGATATCACTATCGTTTTGGAATAA
- a CDS encoding AraC family transcriptional regulator: MLLSVACLLRPEKSAGLRILSLLSFCVSIQFLYVYFLLKGIYFEPSFLNHLHIPFAWFLGPGMYSLYSVTVREEKFTPFERSFYLPGILLLILFPILHLVLPQIFLSHPIDYFEKGSTNWSDILLLGAYSANLVFYSSIVWQTRAAFQLERLKKDAGTRILLFVIIGSGSVTSILVISYLIRDINLLFISVLSTVIYAVAGYLAQIYSPEVFSEMGPSMRDAYRNSRLEGVDTTDLENRLESLMSKEKIYLQEDLSLSILSNQLDIKPYQLSEFLNQRMGTNFAKFVNGFRVAEAVRILQKEEGANILSVAYRSGFNSKATFNLAFKSIQGVSPREYLRKSKVS; this comes from the coding sequence ATGCTCCTTTCTGTGGCATGCCTACTCCGGCCTGAGAAAAGTGCAGGTTTAAGGATCTTATCTTTATTATCTTTTTGTGTTTCTATCCAATTCTTATATGTTTATTTTCTTTTAAAGGGGATTTATTTCGAACCTTCGTTTTTAAATCATCTTCATATTCCATTCGCATGGTTCTTAGGACCTGGAATGTATAGTTTGTATTCTGTTACAGTTAGAGAAGAGAAGTTCACACCCTTCGAAAGGAGTTTTTATCTTCCAGGAATACTTCTTCTTATCTTATTTCCTATCTTGCATTTAGTTTTACCTCAAATCTTTCTAAGTCATCCTATAGATTATTTCGAGAAGGGTTCCACAAATTGGTCGGATATCCTGCTGTTAGGTGCATATTCTGCAAATTTAGTATTTTATTCTTCTATCGTTTGGCAGACAAGAGCAGCTTTCCAATTAGAAAGACTGAAAAAAGATGCAGGTACGAGGATACTTCTGTTCGTTATAATCGGAAGTGGAAGTGTAACTTCTATCCTTGTTATTTCTTATTTAATCAGAGATATTAATTTATTATTCATTTCTGTTCTAAGCACTGTTATCTATGCAGTCGCAGGTTATCTGGCACAAATTTATTCTCCGGAAGTTTTCAGCGAGATGGGACCTTCGATGAGAGATGCATATCGTAATTCCAGATTAGAAGGTGTGGACACAACTGATCTGGAAAATCGTTTGGAAAGTTTGATGTCAAAAGAAAAAATCTATCTACAAGAAGATCTTTCTCTTTCCATACTATCCAATCAGTTAGATATCAAACCATATCAACTTTCAGAATTTCTAAATCAAAGAATGGGCACTAACTTTGCAAAGTTTGTAAATGGTTTCAGAGTAGCAGAAGCAGTTCGTATATTACAAAAAGAAGAAGGAGCCAATATTCTCTCTGTTGCTTACAGATCCGGCTTCAATTCAAAGGCGACTTTCAATCTTGCATTCAAATCAATACAAGGTGTTTCTCCTAGAGAGTATCTTCGAAAATCTAAAGTCTCTTAA